Proteins encoded by one window of Blautia faecicola:
- a CDS encoding glycoside hydrolase family 13 protein — MEKRWWKESIVYQIYPRSFKDSNGDGIGDLNGITEKMDYLEKLGVNVVWLSPVYQSPNDDNGYDISDYRAIMTEFGTMEDFDRMLAAAHEHGIKIVMDLVVNHTSDEHPWFIESRKSKDNPYRDYYIWRDGKDGKEPNNWGSCFSGPAWEYDEETDMYYLHLFSKKQPDLNWDNPKVREEVFDMMNWWLEKGVDGFRMDVISLISKKPDLPDGKPGINGYASFNEPANGPHVHEYLQEMREKVLNNADTITVGECSGVTLEEAKKYARSDEKELNMVFQFEHMDVDADADNKWTDKKMDLREMKAVLTKWQKGLEDIAWNSLFWENHDQPRSVSRYADDSAKYHDVSAKMLATCIHMMQGTPYVYQGEELGMTNVPFTSIDQFRDLDSINAYRELVEEQHVFTAEEMMRYLCRKSRDNARTPFQWDDSAYAGFSTVEPWIMVNPNYKEINAKKQVDDPESVFNYYRKLIALRKEKEIIVYGTYDLLLPESEEIYMYTRTLGEEKLLVVCNFSEKEVAVEIPEEFRKGSYLIANYPEGEIKEQMTIRPYEAFVLEK, encoded by the coding sequence ATGGAAAAAAGATGGTGGAAAGAAAGTATCGTATATCAGATTTATCCGAGAAGTTTTAAGGACAGCAACGGAGATGGAATCGGTGATCTGAACGGTATCACAGAAAAGATGGATTATCTGGAAAAACTGGGAGTGAATGTCGTATGGTTATCACCGGTATACCAGTCTCCGAATGATGATAATGGATACGATATCAGCGATTATCGTGCGATCATGACCGAGTTCGGAACCATGGAAGATTTTGACCGGATGCTGGCAGCAGCACATGAGCATGGAATCAAAATCGTCATGGATCTGGTAGTCAACCATACCTCCGATGAACATCCATGGTTTATAGAGAGCAGAAAGTCTAAAGACAATCCATATCGCGACTATTATATCTGGAGAGATGGAAAAGATGGAAAGGAACCGAATAACTGGGGCTCCTGTTTCTCCGGGCCGGCATGGGAGTATGATGAAGAAACGGATATGTATTATCTGCATCTGTTTTCAAAAAAACAGCCGGATCTGAACTGGGATAATCCAAAAGTCCGGGAAGAAGTATTTGACATGATGAACTGGTGGCTGGAAAAAGGAGTAGATGGATTCCGTATGGATGTGATCAGCCTGATCTCCAAAAAGCCGGATCTGCCGGATGGAAAGCCGGGAATCAATGGATACGCAAGCTTTAATGAGCCGGCAAACGGTCCTCATGTCCATGAATATCTGCAGGAGATGCGTGAAAAAGTATTAAACAATGCGGATACCATTACCGTAGGCGAGTGTTCCGGTGTGACTCTGGAAGAAGCTAAAAAATACGCAAGAAGCGATGAAAAAGAGCTGAATATGGTATTCCAGTTTGAACATATGGATGTGGATGCTGATGCGGATAACAAATGGACCGATAAAAAGATGGATCTGCGCGAGATGAAAGCTGTTCTGACCAAATGGCAGAAAGGTCTGGAGGATATTGCCTGGAACAGTCTGTTCTGGGAGAATCACGATCAGCCACGTTCGGTATCCAGATATGCCGATGATTCCGCAAAATATCATGATGTATCTGCAAAGATGCTGGCAACCTGTATTCACATGATGCAGGGAACTCCTTATGTATATCAGGGAGAAGAACTTGGCATGACGAACGTTCCGTTCACATCGATCGATCAGTTCCGTGATCTGGACAGCATCAATGCTTACAGAGAACTGGTAGAAGAACAGCATGTATTTACCGCGGAAGAAATGATGCGTTATCTGTGCCGTAAGAGCCGTGACAATGCGAGAACACCGTTCCAGTGGGATGACAGTGCTTATGCAGGATTTTCCACCGTAGAACCATGGATCATGGTCAATCCGAACTATAAAGAGATCAATGCGAAGAAACAGGTCGACGATCCGGAATCTGTATTTAATTATTACAGAAAGCTGATCGCACTGCGAAAAGAAAAAGAGATCATCGTATACGGAACTTATGATCTGTTACTGCCGGAGTCCGAAGAAATCTATATGTATACAAGAACACTGGGAGAAGAAAAACTGTTGGTGGTATGTAACTTCAGTGAAAAAGAAGTAGCAGTAGAGATTCCGGAGGAATTCCGCAAGGGAAGCTATCTGATCGCAAATTATCCGGAAGGAGAAATCAAAGAACAGATGACGATTCGCCCGTATGAAGCATTTGTGCTTGAAAAATAA
- a CDS encoding HEAT repeat domain-containing protein, with translation MMWKKVISMLLIAAMLAMPIGCGKDGNKDKDTTSGVETTDTGDDSAETDAPPKTPVPKEDKETKESDKDTDTENETDFSDDDYEPAQVTKKEYESMSAQNLIDRIKDVKNITEDEALALYSTYAYTNYTEDFYGREENITDEAFKILKDDGCKIPYTTTIRDNMLHSENANVRAYAFTTIGGLFGTSSEEEKMAEEVLAKETEPVVLFAALRSLGGAVSNPAVAEFVLNMTEHENANVRKQAALAIGSEWAMGIDGMVDAILKLMGDEDEEVRTCAYKYAGRLHDDRVIDPLEEVLKDSSLVQFHDACITSLTYMWYDYPSHRYTNERAYRITIDYLSQKPRNGEIPYWTTVGAFRSASSMGTSYEDWKKEATYFDEAEINNLMLDIVADQDADRRGREIAMKYIMERGDDASKESLKNIMENMTEDDPGQFLMSHTYEALINKE, from the coding sequence ATGATGTGGAAAAAAGTTATTAGCATGCTGCTGATCGCAGCTATGCTGGCGATGCCTATAGGCTGTGGAAAGGACGGAAACAAGGATAAAGACACAACTTCAGGAGTAGAAACGACAGATACCGGAGACGATTCTGCCGAAACGGATGCTCCGCCCAAAACACCGGTACCAAAGGAGGACAAAGAAACCAAAGAATCAGATAAAGACACGGATACCGAGAACGAAACAGATTTCTCGGACGATGATTATGAACCGGCACAGGTTACGAAAAAAGAATATGAAAGTATGTCTGCTCAGAATCTGATAGATCGTATCAAAGACGTGAAAAATATCACAGAAGACGAAGCACTGGCACTTTATTCTACATATGCTTATACAAACTATACAGAAGACTTTTATGGCAGAGAAGAAAATATTACCGATGAGGCTTTCAAAATCCTCAAGGATGATGGATGCAAGATTCCATATACCACAACAATCAGGGATAACATGCTCCACAGTGAAAATGCCAACGTTCGCGCCTATGCATTCACCACGATCGGAGGCCTGTTTGGCACAAGCAGTGAGGAAGAAAAGATGGCAGAAGAAGTACTGGCCAAGGAAACAGAACCTGTAGTATTATTTGCCGCTTTAAGAAGTCTTGGAGGTGCCGTGAGCAATCCGGCGGTTGCAGAGTTCGTTTTGAATATGACCGAGCACGAGAATGCCAATGTCCGGAAACAGGCAGCCCTTGCTATAGGATCTGAATGGGCTATGGGTATTGACGGCATGGTAGATGCCATTCTCAAACTGATGGGGGATGAGGATGAGGAAGTAAGAACGTGTGCATATAAGTATGCCGGAAGGCTCCACGATGACCGGGTGATCGATCCGCTGGAGGAAGTTTTGAAGGACAGCAGTCTGGTTCAGTTCCACGATGCGTGCATCACTTCCCTGACCTATATGTGGTATGATTACCCCAGTCATAGATATACCAATGAAAGGGCATACCGCATAACGATAGATTATCTGTCACAGAAGCCACGCAACGGAGAGATTCCATATTGGACAACGGTTGGCGCATTCAGAAGTGCTTCCAGCATGGGCACCAGCTATGAAGACTGGAAGAAAGAAGCCACCTATTTTGATGAGGCAGAAATTAATAACCTGATGCTGGATATCGTAGCGGATCAGGATGCAGACAGAAGAGGAAGAGAAATCGCAATGAAATATATCATGGAGCGTGGAGACGATGCTTCAAAAGAAAGCTTAAAGAATATCATGGAAAATATGACCGAGGATGATCCGGGGCAGTTCCTGATGTCCCACACCTATGAAGCTTTGATAAATAAAGAGTAA
- a CDS encoding purine-nucleoside phosphorylase — MKSEEKLDQCYEAVKDQLPFVPKLALILGSGLGDYADHVTVEKVIPYESIEGFPRSTVAGHKGQFVYAKVEGVPTVMMQGRVHYYEGYPMQDVVLPVRLMKKMGAEILFLTNAAGGVNENFHAGDLMMITDQISSFVPSPLIGANREDLGPRFPDMSEIYRREYRKIIRESSKALNIDLQEGTYLQFTGPAYESPAEIRMVRTLGADAVGMSTACEAVAANHMGMKILGISFISNLAAGMSTQPLSHKEVQEAADLAAPKFRALVTEVIRRIGEHEKSE; from the coding sequence ATGAAGAGTGAAGAAAAACTGGATCAGTGTTATGAGGCAGTGAAAGATCAGCTCCCATTTGTACCGAAACTGGCGCTGATCCTTGGATCTGGTCTTGGTGATTATGCAGACCATGTGACTGTGGAAAAGGTTATTCCGTACGAGAGCATCGAAGGATTTCCGCGGTCTACGGTAGCCGGACACAAAGGACAGTTTGTATATGCAAAGGTAGAAGGGGTACCGACCGTTATGATGCAGGGGCGGGTACACTATTATGAAGGCTATCCGATGCAGGATGTGGTACTTCCGGTGCGTCTGATGAAGAAAATGGGTGCGGAGATCCTGTTTCTGACCAATGCCGCCGGTGGTGTCAATGAGAACTTCCATGCCGGGGATCTGATGATGATCACCGATCAGATTTCAAGTTTTGTACCGTCTCCGCTGATCGGAGCCAACAGAGAAGATCTGGGACCGCGTTTTCCGGATATGAGTGAGATTTACCGGAGGGAGTACCGGAAGATCATCCGGGAGAGCAGCAAAGCGTTGAACATTGATCTTCAGGAAGGAACGTATCTGCAGTTTACCGGTCCGGCGTATGAGTCTCCGGCAGAGATCCGCATGGTACGGACACTGGGGGCAGATGCGGTGGGAATGAGTACCGCGTGTGAAGCTGTCGCAGCCAACCATATGGGAATGAAGATCCTGGGAATTTCCTTTATTTCGAATCTGGCAGCCGGCATGAGTACACAGCCGCTGTCCCACAAAGAGGTGCAGGAAGCCGCCGATCTTGCCGCACCGAAATTCCGTGCGCTGGTAACGGAAGTGATCCGAAGAATCGGTGAACATGAAAAGTCAGAATAG